In Kitasatospora sp. NA04385, a single genomic region encodes these proteins:
- a CDS encoding acyl-CoA dehydrogenase family protein, translated as MTTFSLDPGPDQIAVRDWLHGFAADVIRPAAAEWDEREETPWPIIQEAAKLGIYSLDFYAQQFFDPSGVGIPIAMEELFWGDAGIGLAITGTTLAAVAVLANGTDEQIGTWAPQMFGTPEDVKVAAFCSSEPDAGSDVSALRTRAVYDQAKDEWVINGTKTWATNGGIAHVHVVVATVDPELGSRGQASFVIPPGTEGLSQGQKFKKHGIRASHTAEVVLDGVRVPGHCLLGGKEKLDARLARAREGTRGGGKNAAMATFEASRPAVGAQAIGIARAAYEVALDYAKTRVQFGKPIIENQGVAFQLADMKTRIDAARLLVWRASWMAVNNKPFTSAEGSMSKLYAGETAKFVTSQAMQILGGNGFTREYPVERMHRDSAIYTVFEGTSEIQRLVIARAVSGAPIR; from the coding sequence ATGACCACCTTCTCGCTCGACCCCGGGCCGGACCAGATCGCCGTCCGGGACTGGCTGCACGGCTTCGCCGCCGACGTGATCCGCCCCGCCGCCGCGGAGTGGGACGAGCGCGAGGAGACCCCCTGGCCGATCATCCAGGAGGCCGCCAAGCTGGGCATCTACTCGCTCGACTTCTACGCCCAGCAGTTCTTCGACCCGTCCGGCGTCGGCATCCCGATCGCCATGGAGGAGCTGTTCTGGGGCGACGCCGGCATCGGCCTGGCCATCACCGGCACCACGCTGGCCGCCGTCGCCGTCCTCGCCAACGGCACCGACGAGCAGATCGGCACCTGGGCCCCGCAGATGTTCGGCACCCCCGAGGACGTCAAGGTCGCCGCGTTCTGCTCCTCCGAGCCCGACGCCGGCTCCGACGTCTCCGCGCTGCGCACCCGCGCCGTCTACGACCAGGCCAAGGACGAGTGGGTGATCAACGGCACCAAGACCTGGGCCACCAACGGCGGCATCGCGCACGTCCACGTGGTGGTCGCCACCGTCGACCCCGAACTCGGCTCCCGCGGCCAGGCCTCGTTCGTGATCCCGCCCGGCACCGAAGGCCTCAGCCAGGGCCAGAAGTTCAAGAAGCACGGCATCCGCGCCTCGCACACCGCCGAGGTCGTCCTCGACGGCGTCCGCGTCCCCGGCCACTGCCTGCTCGGCGGCAAGGAGAAGCTCGACGCCCGCCTCGCCCGGGCCCGCGAGGGCACCAGGGGCGGCGGCAAGAACGCGGCCATGGCCACCTTCGAAGCCTCCCGCCCCGCCGTCGGCGCCCAGGCCATCGGCATCGCCCGGGCCGCGTACGAGGTCGCCCTCGACTACGCGAAGACCCGCGTCCAGTTCGGGAAGCCGATCATCGAGAACCAGGGCGTCGCCTTCCAGCTCGCCGACATGAAGACCCGGATCGACGCCGCCCGGCTGCTGGTCTGGCGGGCCTCCTGGATGGCCGTCAACAACAAGCCGTTCACCAGCGCCGAGGGCTCGATGTCCAAGCTGTACGCCGGGGAGACCGCCAAGTTCGTCACCTCGCAGGCCATGCAGATCCTCGGCGGCAACGGCTTCACCCGCGAGTACCCGGTCGAGCGGATGCACCGCGACAGCGCCATCTACACCGTCTTCGAGGGCACCAGCGAGATCCAGCGGCTGGTCATCGCCCGGGCCGTCTCGGGCGCGCCGATCCGCTGA